A window from Opitutia bacterium ISCC 52 encodes these proteins:
- a CDS encoding efflux RND transporter permease subunit, with protein MHGIIAWFTRNGVAANLLMISILAGGAWSLMSRVILQDFPDIPDRGISVTVEYRGSTPGEVEQSIITRLEEALYDIEGVKEMDATASSNSGTLRLEIEEGYSMSEKLDEVTNRISTIRTFPPEAERPQVSLASRSEKVITMVISGDLSEKELKILAEQIRDEVSNIAGITMAAVKAVRPYEIAIEISEETLRQYGLSFDQVTRAIRTSSVDLSAGSVKTETGRILLRTNQQAYTYEDYSAITILTRGDGTKITLSDIATVIDGFDETPIVARYNGDRAVAVDVFRTGMQNILEIGDAVKGYIEVKQEQLPEGITLTYWGDSAERIKVRLSMLVDSAIMGFFLVVVVLSLFLRPTLAFWVALGIPISFAGSFLLLPYLGITINLPVILAYITTLGIVVDDAIVTGENVYQHMQRGDKPLKASIVGTQEVAVPVFFGVITTMVAFYPLMLMSGRNGAFFGQITLVVIPVLFFSLVESKLILPAHLKHCRHLGEKDKSKNPFMRFQRLFSGGLEVFVVKIYKPVLNKALVHRYTSFSIFVGLLAIFLAMIVGERIGYRERPSSVSDTTTITLRMPSGTTFERTLEKITMIEEQALLLKQQVNDRYDASVVKNIFATAGGQPFGRSRPGTAGNAAAGVDEIGEVIVELAESGATAISYGTREFVTELREMVPPIPEAEELTFSFERGGGGGAMTFELIHPDIDVLKAASAELQLKLESFEGLYDISDSYERANDEFELDLKPEAEYLGVTASNLAQQVRTAFFGAEAQRIQRGRDEIRVMVRYPEADRKSLGSLSRMMIRTANGTEVPFDTVAQVIPGKSMPTIRRVDRKRIIQVNADGDTEKLDITGMETEVLEQFLPELAATKYTGLEFDVRGRAAEARDNNREMIMGIYLVLGVIYALLAIPFRSYFQPLIVMSAIPFGMVGAVLGHLIMAKIFGWNDGDPRLYQSSIFGMMALSGVVVNDSLVMVHFMNSQVKKGMTLGEAVRTAGIRRFRPILLTSLTTFFGLAPLMFEGHSTASFLIPMAISLGWGIIFATTVTLILIPVLVLIADDCRQAFFKLYDIEPEVHDSEEKEKLMTPA; from the coding sequence ATGCATGGAATTATAGCCTGGTTCACTCGAAACGGAGTGGCGGCCAATTTATTAATGATTTCTATCCTGGCGGGTGGTGCTTGGTCGTTAATGAGTCGAGTCATTCTTCAAGATTTCCCAGATATACCTGATAGAGGAATTTCTGTTACGGTAGAGTACCGTGGTTCCACACCCGGTGAAGTTGAGCAGTCGATTATTACAAGATTGGAGGAAGCCCTCTACGATATCGAAGGTGTTAAGGAGATGGACGCCACCGCTTCTTCCAATTCAGGCACCCTTCGTTTGGAAATCGAGGAAGGTTATAGCATGAGCGAAAAACTGGATGAGGTGACTAATCGAATTTCTACCATTCGTACCTTTCCACCGGAAGCAGAGCGGCCTCAAGTCAGTTTAGCAAGTCGATCAGAAAAAGTAATCACTATGGTCATTTCAGGCGATCTAAGTGAAAAGGAACTCAAGATCCTGGCTGAGCAAATCAGAGATGAAGTTTCGAACATTGCCGGGATCACGATGGCTGCTGTTAAAGCTGTTAGACCCTATGAGATTGCCATTGAAATATCGGAAGAGACATTGCGTCAGTATGGATTATCATTCGATCAAGTTACGCGTGCTATACGTACTTCATCGGTTGATCTTTCTGCGGGATCGGTGAAAACAGAAACCGGGCGAATTCTTCTGCGGACCAATCAACAGGCATACACCTATGAAGATTACTCGGCTATCACTATTCTGACCCGTGGAGATGGCACTAAAATTACCTTGAGTGATATAGCGACCGTTATCGATGGCTTTGATGAGACGCCTATCGTGGCTCGTTACAATGGTGACCGAGCAGTGGCTGTAGATGTTTTCCGAACAGGAATGCAGAACATCTTGGAAATTGGCGATGCGGTGAAAGGATATATTGAGGTCAAGCAGGAGCAATTACCCGAAGGAATTACCTTAACCTATTGGGGGGATAGTGCCGAACGCATCAAAGTCCGATTATCGATGTTGGTGGACAGTGCTATTATGGGATTCTTCCTGGTGGTCGTCGTCCTGTCATTATTCTTACGACCCACCTTGGCATTTTGGGTAGCACTCGGGATTCCCATTTCATTTGCAGGTTCTTTTCTGTTACTACCTTACTTGGGTATTACGATCAATTTGCCTGTCATCTTGGCTTACATCACGACCCTGGGGATTGTGGTGGATGATGCGATTGTTACGGGGGAGAATGTGTACCAGCACATGCAGCGTGGAGATAAGCCCTTGAAGGCTTCAATCGTTGGAACTCAGGAAGTAGCCGTCCCCGTATTTTTTGGAGTAATCACAACCATGGTTGCCTTTTATCCGTTGATGTTAATGTCCGGAAGGAATGGCGCATTTTTCGGTCAAATAACGTTGGTGGTTATCCCCGTTCTGTTTTTCTCGTTAGTTGAATCAAAGCTCATTCTGCCGGCTCACCTGAAGCACTGCAGGCACTTGGGAGAAAAAGATAAAAGCAAGAATCCTTTCATGCGATTCCAGCGCTTATTTTCCGGAGGACTTGAGGTGTTTGTCGTTAAAATCTACAAACCCGTGCTCAATAAAGCTTTGGTGCATCGGTATACCTCTTTTTCCATTTTTGTAGGACTTCTCGCTATCTTTTTAGCCATGATTGTCGGGGAGAGAATTGGATATCGTGAACGACCTTCATCCGTTTCCGATACTACAACCATTACGCTTCGAATGCCTTCCGGGACTACCTTTGAAAGGACCCTGGAAAAAATTACTATGATCGAAGAGCAGGCATTGCTACTTAAACAGCAGGTTAATGATCGATATGATGCGAGTGTGGTTAAAAATATTTTTGCGACAGCCGGGGGCCAACCGTTTGGTAGGTCTCGTCCTGGTACTGCGGGTAATGCTGCCGCAGGTGTTGATGAAATCGGCGAAGTAATTGTTGAGTTAGCTGAATCTGGTGCCACGGCCATCTCCTATGGTACCCGAGAGTTTGTAACTGAATTGCGCGAAATGGTTCCTCCTATTCCGGAGGCCGAGGAACTCACCTTTTCCTTCGAACGAGGTGGAGGAGGCGGTGCCATGACCTTTGAGCTTATTCATCCGGATATTGATGTGTTGAAAGCTGCTTCTGCTGAGTTACAACTGAAATTGGAATCCTTTGAAGGCTTGTATGATATTAGTGACTCCTATGAACGAGCTAATGATGAGTTTGAATTGGATCTAAAGCCGGAAGCGGAATACCTGGGAGTTACCGCTTCGAATTTGGCACAACAAGTTAGAACCGCATTCTTTGGTGCAGAAGCTCAACGTATTCAAAGAGGACGTGATGAAATTCGTGTGATGGTCCGCTACCCTGAGGCAGATAGGAAATCTCTGGGATCCCTTTCCAGGATGATGATACGAACAGCCAATGGTACAGAGGTCCCCTTTGATACGGTTGCCCAAGTCATTCCCGGCAAGAGTATGCCCACGATTCGCCGGGTTGATAGGAAAAGAATCATCCAAGTGAATGCCGATGGTGATACAGAGAAATTAGATATTACCGGAATGGAAACCGAAGTCTTGGAACAGTTCCTGCCAGAACTCGCTGCGACTAAATACACGGGATTGGAATTCGATGTGCGTGGACGTGCAGCTGAAGCACGGGATAACAATCGCGAAATGATTATGGGGATTTATCTCGTTTTGGGAGTTATCTATGCGCTTTTGGCCATTCCTTTTAGAAGTTATTTTCAACCATTGATTGTCATGTCAGCAATTCCCTTTGGCATGGTCGGTGCCGTATTGGGGCATCTTATTATGGCGAAGATATTTGGTTGGAATGACGGTGATCCCAGATTGTACCAATCCTCTATTTTCGGAATGATGGCTTTATCCGGAGTTGTCGTAAACGACAGTCTCGTGATGGTGCATTTTATGAATTCTCAAGTGAAAAAGGGTATGACTTTGGGCGAGGCAGTTCGCACAGCCGGAATTAGACGATTCCGTCCTATCTTGCTGACGTCCTTGACCACCTTCTTCGGATTGGCTCCTCTTATGTTCGAGGGGCATTCTACCGCTTCATTTCTCATTCCCATGGCTATCTCATTAGGGTGGGGGATCATTTTTGCGACCACCGTTACCTTGATTCTTATACCGGTTCTGGTATTAATAGCTGACGATTGCAGGCAGGCATTCTTCAAGCTCTATGATATCGAGCCAGAGGTGCATGATTCAGAGGAAAAAGAAAAGCTAATGACGCCAGCTTAA
- a CDS encoding efflux RND transporter permease subunit: MHGIIAWFARNGVAANLLMIAILAGGVWSGTNQVILQQYPEMPQKMITTTVIYPGSTPGEVEEAILTRLEESLYDIEGIKEMTATARSSSGTVMLEIEDGYNMSEKLDEVTNRISTIRTFPPEAERPQISQFSFAERVITIVVSGDLSERELKTLGEQLRDEVSNIPGITLASLKAVRPYEIAIEVSEPTLRQYGLSFDQITRAIRTSSVDLSAGSVKTETGRILLRTNQQAYTYEDFAAITILTRSDGTKLKLGDLADVKDGFDENPIVSNYNGKRAIAIDIFRTGMQNAIEIGDSIKEFIEVKEDQLPEGIHLSYWDDDTVRIKVRIQTLMDSATIGFILVVLILSLFLRPTLAFWVAWGIPIAFSGTFLMMPFLGLTINIVTLMAFITTLGIVVDDAIVTGENVFQHMQRGEKPLAASIKGTNEVAIPVMFGVITTMVSFFPLMMMSGFMGNFFRNIPLIVIPVLFFSLIESKLILPAHLKHCSHLGDKVEKKSNIFIRFQRSFADGLERFILKIYRPFLNVALNNRYVSVSIFIGFLFVFLALVIGDRVGFRRFLSVPDDTTKIYLEMPAGTTFEQTHSKVKIIEKIALELKEEVNERFNEVVIQNVFATAGGQPFSSRGGFRGGIAGVPEQGEVVLELTPSESRKANYGSMELATDMRNRVPPIPEAETLSFNFARFDSGQAIGFQLIHPNMEMLKAASAELQRHYGTYDGLYDIKDSYERASDEYELELKPEAEYLGINTVNLAQQVRTAFFGAEAQRIQRGRDEIKVMVRYPEEARRSLGSLQAMMIRTANGTEVPFDTVARIIPGKSLPTITRIDRKRIISVMADADTLTTDTEAIEIEIEQEFLPKLAATKYPGLEFQVMGFSADSREEQAEMVQGIFFILAVIYALLAIPFRSYMQPIIVMSAIPFGVVGAIIGHWIMATVFGWNGGTPILTLQSIFGMMALSGVVVNDSLVMVHFMNRKVKEGMPINEAVRMAGVRRFRPILLTSMTTFFGLGPLMFEDSPQAAFLVPMAISLAWGIAFATVITLVLVPVLVLIYNDIKRVFCAIYGITPHSHEVKEETLSPA; this comes from the coding sequence ATGCACGGAATCATAGCCTGGTTTGCGCGTAATGGAGTAGCTGCTAATTTACTGATGATTGCCATTCTGGCGGGTGGAGTATGGTCAGGTACCAATCAGGTCATATTGCAGCAGTACCCAGAAATGCCGCAAAAGATGATCACAACTACAGTGATTTATCCCGGTTCCACACCTGGAGAAGTTGAAGAAGCTATTTTAACGCGTCTCGAAGAAAGTCTTTACGACATCGAAGGAATTAAAGAGATGACGGCAACTGCCAGATCAAGCTCTGGAACCGTTATGTTGGAAATTGAGGATGGTTACAATATGAGTGAGAAGCTCGATGAAGTGACCAACCGGATTTCTACGATTCGTACCTTTCCTCCTGAAGCAGAGCGCCCTCAGATCAGTCAATTTTCCTTCGCAGAACGAGTGATTACGATTGTCGTATCCGGCGACCTGAGTGAACGTGAATTAAAGACTCTGGGTGAGCAGCTCCGAGATGAGGTCTCTAATATCCCGGGAATTACTTTGGCTTCATTGAAAGCAGTGCGGCCTTATGAAATCGCGATTGAAGTGTCAGAGCCCACCCTTCGTCAGTATGGTCTAAGCTTCGATCAAATTACTCGAGCGATTCGTACATCCTCTGTCGATTTGTCAGCTGGCAGTGTAAAAACGGAGACAGGCCGTATTCTGCTCCGGACCAATCAACAAGCCTACACCTATGAAGATTTCGCGGCTATTACTATTCTCACTCGTTCTGATGGTACCAAATTAAAGTTGGGCGATTTGGCCGATGTGAAGGATGGGTTTGATGAGAACCCGATCGTTTCCAATTACAATGGAAAGCGGGCCATCGCGATTGATATCTTCCGAACGGGAATGCAAAACGCCATCGAGATTGGTGATAGTATTAAAGAGTTTATCGAAGTTAAGGAGGATCAACTGCCGGAAGGTATTCATTTGAGCTACTGGGATGATGATACCGTACGTATCAAAGTTCGTATTCAAACCCTCATGGATAGTGCCACCATTGGTTTTATCTTAGTGGTGCTCATACTCTCCTTATTTCTAAGACCAACTCTGGCGTTCTGGGTAGCCTGGGGTATCCCGATTGCCTTTTCGGGTACGTTTTTGATGATGCCCTTTCTTGGGCTGACGATCAATATCGTTACCCTCATGGCCTTCATCACCACGCTGGGGATTGTGGTCGATGACGCGATTGTTACGGGGGAAAATGTGTTTCAACACATGCAGCGCGGAGAGAAGCCTTTAGCGGCTTCCATTAAAGGAACGAACGAAGTGGCAATTCCAGTAATGTTTGGGGTGATTACCACGATGGTCTCATTCTTTCCTCTGATGATGATGTCTGGGTTTATGGGGAATTTCTTCAGGAATATCCCTCTCATCGTAATACCAGTACTTTTCTTCTCTTTGATCGAATCCAAGTTGATCCTTCCGGCACACCTGAAGCATTGTTCGCACTTGGGGGACAAGGTTGAAAAGAAGTCCAATATCTTTATCCGCTTTCAGCGTAGTTTTGCGGATGGCTTAGAACGGTTTATTCTAAAAATATACCGACCATTTTTAAATGTGGCCTTAAACAATCGCTATGTATCCGTATCGATCTTTATTGGCTTTCTTTTCGTCTTTCTCGCGTTGGTTATTGGCGATAGAGTAGGGTTTAGGCGTTTTCTTTCCGTCCCGGATGATACCACCAAAATCTACTTGGAAATGCCAGCGGGAACTACCTTTGAACAAACGCACTCAAAGGTGAAAATCATAGAGAAAATCGCCTTGGAATTAAAGGAAGAGGTCAATGAGCGATTCAATGAAGTCGTCATCCAAAACGTGTTTGCAACCGCAGGTGGTCAACCGTTTTCATCACGTGGAGGTTTTCGAGGAGGGATTGCTGGAGTACCTGAACAAGGTGAAGTTGTCCTCGAGCTGACTCCATCAGAATCTCGAAAAGCTAATTATGGAAGTATGGAGCTTGCCACGGATATGCGTAACCGTGTTCCACCTATTCCAGAAGCGGAGACCTTGAGTTTTAACTTTGCTCGTTTTGATTCTGGGCAGGCGATTGGCTTTCAACTCATTCATCCAAATATGGAAATGCTGAAGGCTGCTTCAGCAGAGCTGCAGCGGCATTATGGAACCTACGATGGCTTATACGATATCAAAGACTCCTATGAACGGGCCAGTGATGAGTATGAGTTGGAGTTGAAACCTGAGGCGGAGTATCTAGGGATTAATACTGTTAACCTTGCCCAACAAGTTAGAACGGCATTCTTTGGCGCTGAAGCTCAACGCATTCAAAGAGGAAGAGACGAAATAAAAGTAATGGTGCGTTATCCAGAAGAGGCTCGTCGTTCCTTAGGTTCCCTTCAGGCCATGATGATTCGAACAGCCAATGGAACTGAGGTTCCATTTGATACCGTGGCGAGAATTATCCCAGGTAAGAGCCTTCCTACCATTACCCGAATTGATAGGAAACGCATTATCTCTGTGATGGCCGATGCGGATACGTTGACCACGGATACAGAAGCAATCGAAATAGAAATAGAGCAGGAATTTTTACCGAAATTAGCCGCAACAAAATACCCAGGTTTGGAATTTCAAGTGATGGGCTTTTCAGCAGATAGTCGGGAAGAACAAGCCGAGATGGTACAGGGCATTTTCTTTATTCTCGCTGTGATTTACGCGCTTCTGGCCATTCCGTTTCGAAGTTATATGCAGCCGATCATTGTAATGTCGGCGATACCCTTTGGTGTCGTGGGTGCCATAATTGGTCATTGGATCATGGCCACGGTATTTGGTTGGAACGGAGGGACTCCCATTTTGACCCTCCAATCAATTTTCGGGATGATGGCTCTGTCGGGTGTAGTCGTAAACGATAGCCTGGTTATGGTTCACTTTATGAACCGTAAAGTGAAAGAAGGCATGCCAATTAATGAGGCCGTTCGCATGGCGGGCGTTCGACGTTTCCGTCCGATCTTGCTTACATCAATGACCACCTTCTTTGGTCTGGGACCTCTGATGTTTGAAGACAGTCCGCAGGCGGCGTTTCTTGTGCCCATGGCCATCTCCCTGGCCTGGGGTATCGCATTTGCTACTGTGATCACCCTGGTCTTGGTCCCCGTGCTCGTTTTAATCTACAACGACATTAAGCGAGTATTCTGTGCCATATATGGTATCACTCCTCATTCTCACGAAGTGAAAGAGGAAACCTTGTCACCGGCCTAG
- a CDS encoding DUF4266 domain-containing protein, with protein sequence MKKHLLKATILTALACLLWGCDTVEPWEKGALAQYTMLPDRDPLEASMADHVFYTREAAHGGAGVGGGGCGCN encoded by the coding sequence ATGAAAAAACACTTATTAAAAGCCACCATCCTTACTGCACTCGCATGTTTACTCTGGGGTTGCGATACCGTTGAACCGTGGGAAAAAGGAGCGCTCGCTCAATACACGATGCTTCCGGACAGAGATCCTCTTGAAGCTTCTATGGCAGACCATGTGTTCTACACTCGGGAAGCCGCGCACGGCGGGGCTGGAGTCGGGGGTGGTGGTTGCGGCTGCAACTGA
- a CDS encoding redoxin domain-containing protein, which produces MNESDVLPDLSTFEMTGELPDLEGKVILLDFWASWCPPCKASFPAMDEIYADYKDRGLVILAVSVDSTEKAYRSFADKSGVSFPLVHDQAKKLVSTAEIEAMPTSFLIDKKGVIRSIHKGYQGKKTIANYREEIETLLAE; this is translated from the coding sequence TTGAACGAGTCAGATGTACTCCCTGACCTGTCTACCTTCGAGATGACTGGGGAGCTCCCCGACTTGGAGGGAAAAGTAATTCTTCTCGATTTCTGGGCAAGCTGGTGTCCACCTTGCAAAGCCTCCTTCCCTGCTATGGATGAAATCTACGCCGATTATAAAGATCGTGGGCTCGTCATTCTCGCCGTCAGTGTCGACAGCACTGAAAAAGCCTACCGGAGTTTTGCTGATAAATCAGGCGTCAGTTTTCCGCTGGTCCATGATCAGGCTAAGAAGCTCGTCAGCACAGCTGAAATTGAAGCCATGCCCACTTCCTTTCTGATCGATAAAAAAGGAGTGATTCGCTCCATCCACAAAGGTTACCAAGGTAAGAAAACAATCGCCAACTACCGTGAAGAAATCGAAACCCTTTTAGCTGAGTAA
- a CDS encoding FAD:protein FMN transferase produces MVLRQQNDNLRIESLSTGDIQKGLFKVSFPAMGCPCEIQFRSTDSNLANQFKDKAIRWVRNFENTYTRFREDSLLSKINQAAGKDWVEIDVEAEALFDLCDQFHFITEGLFDPTSLPVIKLWDYKAKEPRIPSQDEIETAKALVGWDKVHREPGRIKLSVSGMGLDLGGIGKEYAVDRVSLIAKEFGLTDVLINFGGDIAALGKPPVYTHWHVGIEDPGKPGTCWGSLALTDLCVASSGDYRRFFEIDGKRYGHMIDHRKGYPIANKVKHTTIVARTCTEAGILATACCLLGEEAGMERINTFFGAEGCIHTEFKRLDSYAIHQYMVSGI; encoded by the coding sequence GTGGTTCTAAGGCAGCAAAACGACAATCTCCGGATAGAAAGCTTAAGCACCGGAGATATTCAAAAGGGACTGTTTAAAGTCAGTTTCCCCGCCATGGGCTGTCCATGCGAGATTCAGTTTCGTTCGACTGATTCTAATCTGGCCAATCAATTTAAGGATAAGGCAATTCGGTGGGTTAGGAATTTTGAAAACACATACACCCGTTTTAGAGAGGATAGTCTACTCAGCAAAATCAATCAGGCCGCAGGGAAGGATTGGGTGGAAATCGACGTTGAGGCTGAGGCTCTTTTCGACCTGTGTGATCAGTTTCATTTTATAACGGAGGGTTTGTTTGATCCCACCAGTTTACCTGTCATCAAACTCTGGGACTACAAAGCGAAAGAACCACGCATACCCAGTCAGGATGAGATAGAAACTGCAAAAGCACTGGTGGGATGGGACAAGGTTCACCGTGAGCCCGGTCGCATCAAATTAAGTGTTTCCGGAATGGGGCTCGATCTTGGTGGGATTGGAAAAGAATACGCAGTCGATCGCGTTTCACTCATCGCCAAAGAATTTGGACTCACTGACGTGCTAATCAATTTTGGAGGAGATATTGCCGCATTAGGTAAACCGCCGGTATATACTCATTGGCATGTGGGCATCGAAGATCCTGGTAAGCCAGGAACCTGTTGGGGAAGTCTCGCTTTAACAGATCTTTGCGTGGCTAGTTCCGGGGACTACCGGCGCTTTTTTGAAATCGATGGCAAGCGCTACGGTCATATGATCGACCATCGAAAAGGCTATCCCATAGCGAACAAAGTGAAGCACACAACGATTGTGGCACGTACCTGCACCGAAGCAGGGATCCTGGCCACTGCCTGCTGTTTATTGGGCGAAGAGGCCGGCATGGAACGAATTAATACCTTTTTTGGAGCCGAAGGCTGCATACACACCGAATTCAAACGTCTAGATTCATATGCAATACATCAATACATGGTTTCGGGCATCTAA
- a CDS encoding DUF3570 domain-containing protein, with amino-acid sequence MPLKSRIHCLLLALYLFSSSPKPIRAEDSLTYKYEDYQEDNDRIRVEAHYIRAEKQLSVNTNLSVVGLIDTITGSTPTGEPIQPDGDPNQVPLESLEDRRKSIITTLDHKTGDHAFTFELSYSNESDYESKGGSMVYKRELNKNNTTLQGGYSMLKDDLTAPVLPEPDEKTSHDLFIGVSQVIDPATVLTTNISYGKEYGFLGDPYKSVQKTVEILPDFFLPITFRENRPDERHKWIFYTELLRDFEKAKGSLQTSYRFFTDDAGIDAHTLSVEWFQKLSEHVVLRPNYRYYKQSAANYYYYDLDSANADFDFINPENSAFYSSDHRLSKMETHTYGAKLIWFVNENLEFNIKYNRYEMKGLDGITHFSAYSDANILTAGGRWWF; translated from the coding sequence ATGCCGTTGAAATCCCGGATCCATTGCCTGCTCTTGGCACTTTATCTTTTTTCAAGCAGTCCTAAGCCTATTCGGGCGGAAGATTCTCTCACCTACAAATACGAGGATTATCAGGAGGATAACGATAGGATACGGGTGGAAGCCCACTATATTAGAGCTGAAAAGCAGCTCAGTGTTAATACAAACCTCAGTGTCGTAGGATTGATTGACACCATTACGGGTTCGACTCCGACAGGTGAGCCTATTCAACCGGACGGTGATCCTAACCAAGTCCCTTTGGAGAGTTTGGAGGACCGTCGAAAGTCAATCATTACCACCTTGGACCACAAAACGGGTGACCATGCCTTTACCTTCGAGCTGAGTTACAGTAATGAAAGTGACTATGAATCCAAAGGAGGATCCATGGTTTACAAGCGAGAGTTGAATAAAAACAACACAACTCTGCAAGGTGGCTACTCCATGCTAAAGGACGACTTAACCGCCCCTGTCCTACCCGAACCTGATGAAAAGACCTCTCACGACCTGTTCATTGGAGTGTCGCAGGTGATCGATCCGGCGACCGTGTTGACGACCAACATTAGCTATGGAAAAGAGTATGGATTTCTAGGTGATCCATACAAGAGCGTGCAAAAGACCGTAGAGATACTTCCCGACTTCTTCTTGCCTATTACTTTCCGGGAGAATCGTCCTGATGAACGTCACAAGTGGATTTTCTACACGGAGCTGTTGCGTGATTTCGAAAAAGCAAAAGGTAGCCTTCAAACTTCCTATCGCTTTTTCACAGACGACGCGGGCATAGACGCACACACCTTATCCGTGGAATGGTTTCAGAAGTTGAGTGAACACGTTGTACTTCGCCCAAATTATCGCTACTATAAACAATCAGCGGCTAATTACTATTACTACGACCTCGATTCCGCCAACGCAGATTTTGATTTTATAAATCCCGAGAATTCCGCCTTCTATTCCTCAGACCATCGTTTGTCCAAAATGGAGACGCACACCTATGGCGCCAAGCTAATCTGGTTCGTGAACGAGAACTTGGAATTCAACATCAAATACAATCGCTACGAAATGAAAGGCCTCGATGGGATTACCCATTTCAGTGCCTATAGCGATGCGAACATTTTAACCGCAGGGGGACGCTGGTGGTTCTAA
- a CDS encoding class I SAM-dependent RNA methyltransferase, which produces MPDQPILVTCPKRSTPYLEAELEALGFPIKDTVETGVFTAGSLEDCWQLNLQSRTGLRVLFQFAEFRAADAETLYQKAGKLPWHEWISNDGYVCIISSVLTECIDNTQFARMKLKDAVVDQIRDKTGQRPDSGPDQNATVVFLYWRDDRVMLYFDTSGRPLSNRGYRVHPWKAPVRETLAASMIAATRWDKESHFINPMCGSGTLAIEAALMALGRPPGFLRENFGFMHVLSFDTERFKEFRSSIPKATRKQLPFTIQASDINSEAIDAAKYNAKLAGVEHLIDFQVGDFRDLDLPEEPGVIVMNPEYGARLGEEKKLEGLYRQIGDFFKQKAAGYWAYVFTGNMKLSKRIGLRASRRIEFYNGPIDCRLLEYELYSGTKRISFRKDR; this is translated from the coding sequence ATGCCGGATCAACCGATATTGGTGACTTGCCCAAAGAGAAGCACACCCTACCTGGAAGCAGAACTGGAAGCCCTCGGATTTCCAATTAAGGATACGGTTGAAACAGGCGTATTCACCGCAGGGTCGCTGGAAGATTGTTGGCAGCTCAACCTGCAAAGTCGCACCGGGTTACGAGTGCTCTTTCAATTTGCGGAGTTTCGGGCTGCCGATGCCGAGACCCTTTATCAAAAGGCAGGAAAGCTGCCGTGGCATGAGTGGATATCGAACGATGGTTATGTGTGCATCATCAGTTCTGTGTTAACAGAGTGTATCGATAATACGCAGTTTGCCCGTATGAAGCTCAAAGATGCCGTTGTTGATCAAATTCGTGATAAAACGGGCCAACGACCTGATTCAGGCCCCGATCAGAATGCGACCGTGGTTTTTCTTTATTGGAGGGATGATCGGGTGATGCTCTATTTTGATACTTCAGGCCGGCCTCTGAGCAACCGAGGCTATCGAGTCCACCCATGGAAAGCTCCAGTACGAGAGACGCTCGCAGCATCTATGATCGCAGCAACCCGTTGGGACAAGGAATCTCATTTTATCAACCCTATGTGCGGAAGTGGGACCCTAGCCATAGAAGCCGCCCTCATGGCCCTTGGGAGACCGCCAGGCTTTCTCAGGGAAAATTTTGGATTCATGCATGTGCTGTCCTTCGATACAGAGAGGTTCAAAGAGTTCCGATCTTCGATTCCTAAAGCTACCAGGAAACAATTGCCGTTTACCATTCAGGCCTCTGACATCAATTCCGAAGCTATTGATGCAGCAAAGTACAACGCAAAGTTGGCGGGGGTAGAGCATCTGATTGATTTTCAAGTAGGAGACTTCAGAGACCTGGATTTACCAGAGGAGCCGGGAGTGATTGTCATGAACCCAGAATACGGCGCACGCTTAGGTGAGGAAAAGAAACTCGAAGGTTTGTATCGACAAATTGGAGACTTCTTTAAGCAAAAGGCGGCCGGATATTGGGCTTATGTTTTTACTGGTAATATGAAGCTCAGTAAACGTATTGGTCTGCGGGCATCCAGGCGTATTGAGTTTTATAATGGGCCGATCGATTGTCGGCTTTTGGAATACGAATTGTACTCTGGTACTAAGCGGATATCGTTTCGCAAAGATCGCTGA